ccAATAGCAATTGAGTtagaattatgttatttttcaaatacttttttttcctgtgcTATTTTCCACaagtttctataaaattatgctAGTTTGATAAAATACCCCAAGCTTACTATCATTTCCTTGTGGATTACTAGCATATCaaagttcattatataaataaataatttaagaatattttatttttttaatgtgaaattagaaacttgttaatatatatatatatatatatatatatatatatatattatgttcacaagaagaatattgtgttttttttttaatgtgagataagaaattttttttgtttaaatacaatttaaaaatagaagataatatctttctaatataaaataaaaaacctttagaaataaatttttaaacttcattatccataatatatatgaattgtttctatttcttaactttttcaTGTAAggtattaaaacctcaagcatcttattttttaatctttttggtTGACCTGAGTCAACCCGTTTGAACCGGATCCGGCTTCTTGATTGAGTTAATCCTagaccgggtttaataactataattttaatatatgttattttatttttattttctcaattgatATCACTAACTtcgttgaaaaataaaaatatcaggtataataaaaatatttattacaataatTAGGTAGATTTAAATAGGTatactcaatttaattttgtagacatatatgataataatttaggacaccattataaaaaaaatattcacaaatcctatctatatataaaaagaaaaggcacaattctcaatatattaaattaaataattcctCTAAGACATATACATGTGTACAAAAATCTTAACCACCACGTCAATTTCTCCTTttgacttaagtttttttttttttttttttgagagtttaacatcaataatataaataatgttgCAAGTATACAGCTCTAAAATATGATGCTCatgttgtttttaatatatatatatatataacttggaATTAGTTGATATACCAACCATCAAGATCAATGGATATTTAAATGGTAAAAAAACTGAACCTACGCGGTTTGTGAGGTGTAATTAAGGATGAATTAGGTAGCTCAACAGGCAACAATGGGCTATTACTAATATCCGTTCATGTCTATCAAAATCTGCCTGAATACTCGCTAtatctcctcctcttcctcaccctcatctttctctctctctctctcttttggcTTTTCCTTAtcctttttccttctctctttctccttgATTCCTGAAATATTTAGGCTCTTTTCTTGGACCAATTGCCATTAGATTTTGATGTCGTCGGTAAGTTTAATCCCATCTCTGCTCTACCTTTAATCCATTCCAATTAATGTTTTCTTCGTTTTTGTTCTTACAAATTTGTCTGAATTTGTCAATGCTTTGTTTTGTAATTCATGTTATTCTTTTGTATGAATTATGTGCTATCtaaatctcttttttaatttcctatatatttctttcttattgTTACAACTTTATCTGCCAAAGCTCAGCTTAGTTTTAAATTCTGGTAGCTGAGTATTAATCAATTGTTTGATCaaccttgtatatatatatatacacgcaaTTCAAATCATGAATATCCATCCAAATGTAAACTTTCTAGGCATTTAAACATGTACCAGTTGATCCAGTTCCTATGCATGGTGATAAAAATTGTTGTTAAGAAAATGGTGGTAAAGAAAATTTGTGGTTATCAGTGCATGCAATAGGTTGTGGCCAAAACAGCAAGCTTGAAAAGCAAATTTGACGTGAAACCATGCATGCTTATgtcttacattatttttttgcaagcaGCAAGACCAGGGAAGGCCACTGCCAAAGTTTGGTGAGTGGGACGTGAACAACCCTGCGTCTGCAGAAGGATTTACTGTCATCTTTAGCAAAGCCAGAGATGAAAAGAAATCGGGTGCTGCAGCCGGGGCCGGGGCTGGTGCTGCTTCGCAAAGGAAAACTAATTCATCTCAAGCAAATAGTCAGTATCCCCCACCGGTATGTATCCCTGTAATCTGCCATCACAGAATTTCAATCAATATTATAGacacacacacgcacgcacgcatatttcttaactttttcaTGCTCTTCGATTTCTGGTTGCAGAAGAAAAGGTTTTGCTGTTTCTGAGACCAATGGTGGCTTTGGGGGGTAATCAGGTCGTGCAATTTGATCATCGTGCTATGGAAGTTCTTCTAAGTTTGCATTTCAGGTTGATTGTGGGGAATGAGTGCCTGCTGTTCCCTTTCTCTCCACTGCTGCCCCTTGCTCACTTATGTACGTATTTTAGGAGAAAACATTGATGATAAACACAACGACTTCAGCTGTAGTTTCTTATTTTCATCTATTTCCATACAACTTTTGCTGATGAATCAGCTATCTGTCAACCCTGAAGACTGAGTTTCACTAATGTTGGAGATTCATAGAAAagtattctatatatatatatggcttcTCATTCTCAGTTAAATAATTCTCTATGGGCGCTTAATTTCGAAACTCTTAGGAGCAGGCACTCTTTTGATGTTGATCTCCAGTCCAACAGGATTTTCATGCCTTGAtactccaaggaaaaaaaaatataatgctgCTGCCTGTTGAACAAGAATGGATAGAGTAGTAACATGTATCTAACAAAGAAACTCACTTTTCCTGTCAAGTAAATCTTATGACAGCATTCATGTGATGCGCTATGCTCCTGCTAAAAGTTTTAGAAATAGAAATGTGGACTGCACAGAATCATGGGAAGCCTACCTAGTTTAGCTGCCAACCAGGTAATTATCAGTCAGATTATCAACTTCTTaaccattcaaacaaaaacaaaaaaagaaggaaagaaataaagacTATTAATCATAGGACTAGATATACTATGAACTAAAAGAACTAACCCATCCACATTTGCTAGGAAAGGTCCATCCGATGCACAAAAAGCCTCTCTGCTGACCTTAATagaaaaaggttaaaaacatttttcttagcAAGGAATGAAGCTGCTGATATCTTGACCAGGACCCGGAATTCCAGGCAAATTGCTGGAGTAGACAATACCATTTCAACGGTCAGCCAAGCTATTCCCACCATACTAATTTGCTGGCTGATGAAGGCTCTGGAAAAGCGTCCAACTGGAAAGCTGATGAACTGTAGTTTTCTGGATGGTCATACAAACACCTCGGGCCAAACTGCTCATAATGCCGGCAGATTCTTTTATCCTGAACAACAAAAACATTCAAGGCATGTTAATGGTCATCATACAGGGTCACAATAATCAATAGTGAACGCATGAACTAGCTAATTTGCTTGTCGATAATGTAACCGAGCTGATATTAGCAATGTTGGCATTTGTAAGTGCACCCATTAACCATAGAGGACCATGCCTTCACTAGGCAAAATGCGTTAAGAACTTACAGGTCTAGGAGGCAGGCCCTTGCTATTGAGAGTGCAGACATGAGATTTTGAAGAGATGTCCTTTGGATGGTGATACCTACAAGAAGATTTGTATTTGCAATTCCCAGTAATCGTGAAATAACAGCACTCTGGTTGGCCCAGTCGATGAGGGAATTCTTCACATTGAATCTGTTCTAGATTGTTTGTAGAGACATCTGCTGTCTTCATCTAATTTTTCCCCAAAGGAAGACAAGTTAGGATGCGTGTCTTTTCCTGTGGATAAGTGTTCATATGCAGAAGATCAAACAGATCAAAAGAAGCTACAATGAGGGACAGCTAGAAATAAGGAAAGAAGTTAAGAACAATGGCAGGTCAGGTAAATTATAAAGGACACCCAAAGTGAAACAAATACTTCTTTCTCcggagagaaataaagagacaATCACATCAGGAAGAATGTTATCTGGCAAGCTcctataaatcaaatcaaacaccattttaaaagaattaaagcaaatGAGGATTCTCATTTGGTTTGAGGTTGGGAAGGGATTCAGAATCGAAGAGACCAAATTTTATCAGAAAGGGAGCGAGACAGGAATAAATGAACAGTGgctaaaatcataattatcaCATCTCTACTAGTTGGATCTAACATCAAAGTTACCGGTTGATGAAGTATTTGTTCTTGATGCGAATACGCCCCGAGAGCATGAGATGAATGATTACCCAAGCGAGGAACAGTTTTACGAGATATCCTATCTGAAGAAAATGGTGGTGCATTTGGCACTGATGACTTCTTTGGCTGTGAAAGCCAGACAGAAACAAATGATTAACCACAGCTGTAATATAATTATCACATCTATACTGATTGGATCAAACAGCAAAGTTACCAGCTGACAACTCCATTTAGATTTTAGAGATGTTTGTTCTGGAAGCGGATGCATCCTAGGAGCCTGAGATGAGTGATTACTCAAGCAGGAAACAGTTTTGAGAGATATCTTATCTGAAGACACTGATGGCCGCTTTGACTGTGCAGTAAGGATTCCAAATTATGATTTCCCTAAGAATGGCCTCTCATATACGCACCACTACAAGTTGAATTGAAAGGTTTGGATACTTCAGCAGCTACAGGAACGGGATGATGGAATCTACAAGTAACCCCTCCATATCCACAGGAGCCTGTGCGCATGTAAAATTCACACTCTTCTCTCCCTGAAATAGTGAAATGAACAGATAATCAATTCACAGTTCagagcatagttattaaacccggaccggtccggcgggtcgacccggttGCTGGACCGGTCCGGGTTAGGAGAAAGACCGGTAAATGTAAAAAACCAGAaagacccggtcgacccgggtGAACCCGGGCGAGACCCggcatctatatatataaactttactAACAGTTTTCTGCCCTAATTTTGTTCGAGTAGAAGAAGAAGGCCAAACTGCCAAAGCCGTTCAGTGGTGAATCGGTAGATCATAGATTTCTGCTTCTGGTCTCATCCAACTTCTACAAGCGGAGATTTAACGAAATTTTCAAGCCAAGGTAAGAACCATAGATCTTCCTTGCCCCTGCAGTTTTCCTGTCTAGTTCAGGTCATTTAAATCTTTCTTGCCCCTGCAATTTTCAAGACTCTGCCTAGTTGATATAAAACTATGAATTAACTGAACAACTTGGTTGTTAGGGTTCAAATACGAAACGGAGCTTGGGCTAATCCATATTTGTTCTTACGTTAGGAGAATTAAGAGCATAAAGCTAGAAATAAGTAAATAAGCCTACTGCAAATAATTGTAGAGAATAACCATTAGCTAGTTTATTTGATAAGAGCACCCGGCATTTTTGAGATGGAAGAACTGGCTTAATTTCTGGACAATTTCTTAGCATGTATcttttattataagaaaaaaactcaaaaaagcTTAATTTATGTAGAATATTGTTTTacagtgattttatttttttcctagtaTAATAAGCCCTTATCTAAAACATTTGAACATCAGTTAAGAATGCTAGTTTACGAATGaatcatttttcttattgtaCTCTAATCAAATTCCACCGTCCAGCTTATTAAGAATTAAGAATGCTAGTTAAGAATGCTAATTTATGCTGGTTTTTCTTCTGGCCTTGGGAATGAAGTTGTCTTCTTTATGAGTTCTTGTTAGGAAGGCATTGTAAGTCAGGCTGACATCCACCGTCCAGCTTCCagtatttatagatgaaaatgtTCCTTTGAGATATTTTGAGAAGGCTTTTAAAGGATATCTGTTTTCCAACATTTGTTTGCATAAAGTagaatctaaatttgtgttccTGACCATGCCTATCTTCCTTTCCTTGGTGCATAATCAATCTATTTGGGATTGTTAACCAAGAATAAATCTGTTTCGAGGAATATATACAGGATTTAGGGAAGCAAATCTAGAATCCTATATACAAGATTTTCTGAACTCGGAtattcaaaatacattaaaataatatttttttaaatttatttttaatatcaccacatcaaaataatcagaaaatataaagattaatttgatacaaaaacaaaatatttttttttcaaaaatgttttttgaccgcaaaaacaaacacgCTAAGCTATATAATCAACCCATGAGTTAAGGTTCATTAATAATCATAACCAATTATTCAAGACCATAcaattaaatgagtatatgatcACACAAGTATGTGAAACCCCACAAAGAAAAGGCtgtaaaatcttaaaatttaaggCGAAAAAAAATGCCATGTCTGAAATTATCCAAAGAGAAATGGTTTACACAGTTGCATCTGGCCAAAGTATATATTtctcatattaaaaatcaaatatagagATGACAAATCAAAACTTTCAAAGTCACAAATACATAGTATAATTTACGAACGGAGCATATCAAAACTATCCCATATTGATTGATTGCTTTAAGGGAGTAGATTGTCCATCCTTATGCTCATCATTTTATTCTCCTTTAGCCAACATTATAGGCAAAAATCTAACCATCTAGGAAATTAGAATGGAAAAAGCAATGCATaaggaaaagaaatcaaaagcaaatGGAGAAAtcttcatagttttaaaacccggccaGGCGGGTCGACCTAGAACTTGGTCTACATCtagaccctaaaaaaaaaagattggaaaaaagtattttgatatttcaGCCAAACCCTAATAGAtgatcataaactggttataatatctatttttcttggattttcaaaacatgagaaagatgcattttttatgaaaatatgcttGCAAAACACTTTAGGATTTgagattttaaagatttttgtattttaatattgggtCAGTATCTTATAGTGTAAGTATACAAattgatattatgcaaaattaatggaaaaatatgcgataaaatctttttttttttttgaaaatattttaggatttttttaatatttaatattataatatataattaaatattattaatacatGTGGGCTGGGTCGGCCCTGCTGcctgggttgagatgattttagCCTAGTGGAGTCTAGGCCGAGATTGGCCCAGAAGGGAGCCTGATCAGGTTGGGTTTGATTTATGCCCGGTCAGGTTCTAGTTGAGGTCGGGTATAAAATCTAGGGTCGGGTTCTGGTTTGGATATTGCAATACCTGACCCATGGATACCCATTGCTATCCCTACCCATCTCTCAAACAAAATTGAACAGCAGGGGAGTTCACTCAgaattttagggtttttcctTCACTTTAAGAAAGATAAAACCACTTTATAGGGTTTTAGTtgtctctctcaataaattttgatgttttgcaGCTCCTAATTATTCACTGAGCTGAGCTGAGCTAAGTTGAGTCACTTGAGATGTCGAATCGGCCAGAGCTACTAGCTCCACCTGagattttttatgatgattcaGAGGCTCGTAAATACACTTCCTCTTCTCGTATTATCGATATTCaggtgctcttttttttttttaatttttaagaaaaatgctTTAATTCTTATTGAATGGTTTGTTACCTGATGATGATGTGTGGTTGGTTAATAGGCTAGGCTATCAGAAAGAGCATTGGAGCTTCTTGCTTTGCCTGTTGATGGAATCCCTAGATTACTCCTTGATATCGGTATGTTGCCTTTTACATTTCCATCACAGTTACATTATGAAGCTACTCTCTCTTCTCCGTTTGTAAATGTGATTAATTTATGGCTTATGATTTGTTTACCAGTTAGAAAATAGCTACTCCATTggttttgttaattgttttagaaTTCTGATTGTGTTGGAATTGAAGATCGCGCCAGTAAGACTTAAAATGGAATTAACTATGGAATTAGAAATTTATTTGGTAGATGTGGTGTTTGTCCTTTCAATATGCATGTGTGGGACATTAGCTATTTATACATCAAACTTTTGTTGTTGCAAACCTTGAATTTCTGAtacttgttatattttttgttgttgttaattatTCTTTCTGTGTGTGCAGAATTCAATTCTAAAGTTTTTAAATGCTTACAGTAATTGTTCTGGCATTTTCAGGCTGTGGATCAGGACTTAGTGGGGAGACATTAACTGAAAATGGTCACCAATGGATCGGCTTAGATGTTTCGCAATCAATGCTTAGTATGTCTGCTTGAGTTTGTTCAATTTTGTAATATTTCATCAAAGGTTCATGTTAGGTTACTTTTCATATAGGAACTTTAACATTTTTCATTCTTCTCAAATCCAGATATTGCTTTGGAGCGGGAGGTTGAGGGTGATCTTTTACTTGGTGATATGGGTCAGGTATCCAACTAAGATTCAGTTTTAGTTTATAGGCTCCAAgacacaataataataataataataataataataataataataataataataaaaaccaaaggAGAATCACGGTTGTGGGGAAAATACAATTTCTTGgccaatatgatttttttaaaaaattttatttagcaGGATGATGAGCTAAACATTAATTACTGATGCAAGGTTATGCAATTTTCTAGTTTATTGCACTTTTGACCAAATATTCCGTGTCTTATGACACTTAAGGTTTAATACTTAATGCTCTGTGCAGTTATCGTAGGTGaatgtttgtatttttggaagctATTTCAGTACAAGTccttttttcattgttattacTATAGAATATGCAATTAAACTTGCAAAATAGGTTTTCAGTTATTAGTTATCGCTGAAATGCTTTGGCTTATGTTGCAGGGCCTAGCACTTCGACCTGGAATTATTGATGGAGCCATCAGTATTTCAGCTGTTCAGGTTTTACTCTCTTGTATGCTGTAGACATCCATGCATCTCTGCATGTATGCAAGTTTTTTGTGTTAGAAGTCcaaaaaattctgttttttccTGTAGTTATTTTCAATGAATCTCTTTTAATTCTTACTCTGCTTCTACCTTCTGATGTTCCGCCTATTTGAATTATTTCAGTTAAGGCTTGCCTGCGTTTTCCTTGTGTTCTTTGACGAACATGCCTTTTattaaaggaaacaaaaatgtcTATTTATGAATTACTTTTTCCCCATCTTGATTGTTCTCTCTCTTTCCACAACCTTCCCATCTTGATTGTGCTCTCTCTTTCTACAACCTTCCCTTTATAAACAGAAGATTGCCGGTTTTCAAGGCAAAAGGTTTAATGGACAATTAAATTT
This genomic interval from Populus alba chromosome 1, ASM523922v2, whole genome shotgun sequence contains the following:
- the LOC118058133 gene encoding protein NOI4, coding for MSSQDQGRPLPKFGEWDVNNPASAEGFTVIFSKARDEKKSGAAAGAGAGAASQRKTNSSQANSQYPPPKKRFCCF
- the LOC118058132 gene encoding uncharacterized protein, producing the protein MHPLPEQTSLKSKWSCQLPKKSSVPNAPPFSSDRISRKTVPRLGNHSSHALGAYSHQEQILHQPMKTADVSTNNLEQIQCEEFPHRLGQPECCYFTITGNCKYKSSCRYHHPKDISSKSHVCTLNSKGLPPRPDKRICRHYEQFGPRCLYDHPENYSSSAFQLDAFPEPSSASKLVWWE